From a single Georhizobium profundi genomic region:
- a CDS encoding co-chaperone GroES translates to MKFRPLHDRIVVRRIEADERTSGGIIIPDTAKEKPQEGEVLAVGPGARADNGQIQPLDVKVGDRVLFGKWSGTEIKVGGEDLLIMKEADIMGVLVAEEAARKAA, encoded by the coding sequence ATGAAGTTCCGTCCACTCCATGACCGGATCGTTGTCCGCCGCATCGAAGCCGATGAGCGCACATCCGGCGGCATCATCATTCCCGATACGGCCAAGGAAAAGCCCCAGGAGGGCGAAGTGCTGGCGGTCGGGCCGGGCGCACGTGCCGACAACGGCCAGATCCAGCCGCTCGACGTGAAGGTCGGCGACCGCGTTCTCTTCGGCAAATGGTCCGGCACCGAGATCAAGGTTGGTGGCGAAGACCTTCTGATCATGAAGGAAGCCGACATCATGGGCGTGCTGGTGGCTGAAGAAGCTGCCCGCAAGGCCGCCTGA
- a CDS encoding usg protein, which yields MQSAFEKQMSGYGLTTAHILYRLPDHPSLLQTYIWQEYDLAPEFPEMRGFLKFWETTLEGLLHSVRYTHQRLIAPREWRTVNGEFILH from the coding sequence ATGCAGTCAGCATTCGAAAAGCAGATGTCGGGCTATGGCCTGACCACCGCCCATATTCTCTACCGCCTTCCAGACCATCCTTCCCTTCTCCAGACCTACATCTGGCAGGAATACGATCTCGCTCCCGAGTTTCCCGAGATGCGCGGCTTTCTCAAATTCTGGGAAACGACGCTCGAAGGGCTGCTGCACTCGGTGCGATACACCCATCAAAGGCTGATCGCTCCGCGCGAGTGGCGAACGGTCAACGGCGAATTCATTCTGCACTAG
- a CDS encoding hemolysin family protein gives MYLQLLIVFLLILLNGFFAMSEMALVSSRKIRLEQMADNGSKGARRALKLAEDPTGFLSTVQIGITLIGIVAGAYSGATFADPLANVLREVSFIEESAFAISFTIVVAITTYLSLIVGELVPKRIALNHSEAISSFVSGPMTILAVIAAPIVWFLRLSTETLLKLLGIKPSEEATVTEEEVKALIAEGAKTGVFEHAERDMIDGVLRLADRDVRTIMVPRPDTVWLSIEDPIETIMREITESGYSRFPVCRGDVDDVMGILHVKSLVALGRAPTHAEIEAAIATPLYVNETMSVLKLQERFRDSPIHMAIVIDEYGSFEGVITPTDILVAIAGDLPEREGEDLPYAVQRDDGSWLLDGAMPIDDVDRVLAGVSIDRGDFATLAGFVLESFGYIPEAGEHFEAQGWRFEVVDLDGRRIDKILAAPIGDATEA, from the coding sequence ATGTACCTGCAATTGCTGATCGTGTTCCTGTTGATCCTGCTCAACGGGTTTTTCGCGATGTCCGAAATGGCGCTCGTTTCTTCCCGCAAGATCCGCCTGGAACAGATGGCCGACAATGGCAGCAAGGGGGCCCGCCGTGCACTCAAGCTTGCCGAAGACCCGACGGGCTTCCTTTCCACCGTCCAAATCGGAATTACGCTCATAGGCATCGTCGCCGGTGCGTACAGCGGCGCGACATTCGCAGATCCGCTTGCAAATGTGCTGCGCGAAGTATCCTTCATCGAAGAAAGCGCGTTCGCGATTTCCTTCACGATCGTCGTTGCGATCACCACCTATCTGTCGCTGATCGTCGGCGAATTGGTCCCCAAGCGCATCGCGCTCAATCACTCGGAAGCCATTTCGAGCTTCGTTTCTGGTCCGATGACAATTCTTGCGGTGATCGCAGCCCCGATCGTCTGGTTCCTGCGCCTGTCGACCGAAACGCTCCTGAAGCTCCTCGGGATCAAGCCGAGCGAAGAAGCGACGGTTACGGAAGAGGAAGTGAAGGCGCTTATTGCTGAAGGCGCCAAGACCGGTGTTTTCGAGCATGCCGAGCGCGACATGATCGACGGCGTTCTGCGCCTGGCCGACCGGGACGTGCGCACCATCATGGTGCCCCGTCCCGACACCGTCTGGCTGTCGATCGAAGACCCGATCGAGACCATCATGCGGGAAATCACCGAAAGCGGCTACTCCCGCTTCCCGGTCTGCCGCGGTGACGTCGACGATGTCATGGGCATCCTGCACGTGAAGTCGCTCGTCGCGCTCGGCCGTGCGCCGACCCACGCGGAGATCGAGGCAGCCATCGCGACACCGCTCTACGTCAACGAAACGATGAGCGTGCTGAAGCTGCAGGAGCGCTTCCGGGACTCGCCGATCCACATGGCGATCGTCATCGACGAATATGGCTCCTTCGAAGGCGTCATCACGCCGACCGATATCCTCGTTGCGATCGCGGGCGACCTGCCCGAGCGCGAGGGCGAGGATCTGCCTTACGCGGTTCAGCGCGACGATGGTTCATGGCTGCTCGATGGCGCGATGCCGATCGACGACGTCGACCGGGTGCTCGCTGGCGTCTCCATCGACCGGGGCGATTTCGCGACGCTGGCAGGGTTCGTGCTGGAGTCTTTCGGCTATATCCCGGAAGCCGGCGAGCATTTCGAGGCGCAAGGCTGGCGCTTTGAGGTGGTCGACCTCGACGGTCGACGCATCGACAAGATCCTCGCAGCCCCGATCGGCGACGCCACCGAGGCCTGA
- a CDS encoding MATE family efflux transporter, with the protein MDTRVDALAVEQTAIRPGLTWFGHARASMLLATPLIGAQLGHMAINISDTVMVGWLGATELAATVLATQGFFLVFIFGVGFAQAVMPVAANAEGRGDIRGVRRSVRMGLWVLMLFAALVMLPLWHTEAILLSLGQEPAIAALAGEYMRVAQWAMFPALIMMGLRSYLAVVGKAHVLMWATFVGVFLNIGLNYLFIFGNFGFPALGIVGAAVASLGTNLFGAAWLFWYTSSKDVLKKYELYVRFWRPDWPAFFDVVRLGWPIGLTIIAEAGLFAASSIMVGWLGTIPLAAHGIALQLASIAFMIPLGLSSAVTVRVGVAHGQRDWTGLQRAGWSGVILAAAIGFVAATTFLLIPDVLVGFYMDETNPNAAEVIAFAVPLLYVAAAFQIVDGIQAVAAGNLRGLKDTRMPMIIAIVSYWVIGLPAAYVFGFPLGFGAMGIWFGLAAGLTVAAVFLSLRFSKREQLGLID; encoded by the coding sequence ATGGATACCCGCGTCGACGCGCTTGCCGTCGAGCAGACAGCCATTCGTCCTGGTCTGACCTGGTTCGGTCATGCGCGCGCCAGCATGCTGCTTGCGACGCCGCTCATCGGCGCCCAGCTCGGCCACATGGCGATCAATATCAGCGACACGGTGATGGTGGGCTGGCTCGGCGCGACGGAGCTCGCCGCCACGGTGCTGGCGACGCAGGGGTTCTTCCTCGTCTTCATCTTCGGTGTCGGCTTTGCCCAGGCCGTGATGCCCGTTGCGGCGAACGCCGAAGGCCGAGGCGACATCCGCGGCGTGCGACGATCGGTGCGTATGGGGCTTTGGGTGCTAATGCTCTTTGCCGCGCTCGTCATGCTGCCCCTGTGGCATACCGAAGCGATCCTGCTCTCGCTCGGCCAGGAGCCGGCCATCGCCGCGCTGGCAGGCGAATACATGCGCGTTGCGCAGTGGGCCATGTTCCCGGCGCTGATCATGATGGGCCTGCGGTCTTATCTGGCCGTCGTCGGCAAGGCACATGTGCTGATGTGGGCCACCTTCGTCGGCGTCTTCCTCAATATCGGGCTGAACTACCTCTTCATCTTCGGCAATTTCGGCTTTCCAGCGCTCGGCATCGTCGGCGCGGCGGTCGCTTCGCTGGGTACCAATCTGTTCGGGGCCGCGTGGCTCTTCTGGTACACGAGCAGCAAGGATGTGCTGAAGAAGTACGAGCTTTACGTCCGCTTCTGGCGTCCCGACTGGCCGGCATTCTTCGACGTGGTGCGCCTCGGCTGGCCGATCGGGCTGACGATCATTGCCGAGGCAGGGCTCTTTGCGGCTTCGTCCATCATGGTCGGCTGGCTCGGCACGATTCCGCTCGCCGCACACGGCATTGCACTGCAGCTCGCCTCCATCGCGTTCATGATCCCGCTCGGGCTTTCCAGCGCGGTCACCGTCAGGGTAGGCGTTGCCCATGGCCAACGCGACTGGACGGGACTGCAGCGTGCGGGATGGTCGGGCGTCATCTTGGCTGCAGCGATCGGGTTTGTCGCAGCGACGACCTTCCTTCTGATCCCGGACGTGTTGGTTGGCTTCTACATGGACGAGACCAATCCGAACGCCGCCGAAGTGATCGCCTTTGCGGTGCCGCTGCTCTACGTGGCCGCGGCCTTCCAGATCGTCGATGGCATCCAGGCTGTGGCAGCGGGCAATCTGCGCGGCTTGAAGGACACGCGCATGCCGATGATCATCGCGATCGTCAGCTATTGGGTGATCGGTCTGCCGGCAGCCTATGTCTTCGGATTCCCGCTCGGTTTCGGGGCCATGGGCATCTGGTTCGGGCTGGCGGCCGGACTGACTGTTGCCGCCGTTTTCCTGTCCTTGCGCTTCAGCAAACGCGAACAGCTCGGGCTCATCGATTAA
- a CDS encoding urease accessory protein UreD: protein MLQLSPNTLPVAHTVPTLQRARGDGRIAVKSAGGINRLAVLYQDGCAKIRLPRAAPGAPLEAVLINTAGGLTGGDRMNWSIAVGEGAGASVTTQACERIYKTTGPAARVETRVEIAAEGSLAFLPQETILFDRSSFERSLSADLVASARLLVVEPLVFGRQAMGEDVLAAHYRDRWRIRVNGRLVHGEDVAMDGDVQALLGHRAVANGARAIATVLVIGSDVETQLDGVRKVIGDDGGASAWRVGGHGKLLARIIAPGSYELRKRLIRLIALLNGRAGLPKIWTT from the coding sequence ATGCTCCAACTCAGCCCCAACACTTTGCCGGTCGCACATACGGTGCCCACGCTCCAGCGCGCGCGGGGCGATGGCCGCATCGCCGTGAAAAGCGCAGGCGGGATCAATCGCCTGGCGGTGCTCTATCAGGATGGTTGCGCCAAGATTCGGTTGCCGCGGGCAGCTCCCGGAGCGCCGCTGGAGGCGGTGCTCATCAACACCGCCGGCGGCTTGACGGGCGGGGACCGCATGAACTGGTCGATCGCGGTCGGAGAGGGCGCCGGGGCAAGTGTGACCACGCAAGCCTGCGAACGCATCTACAAGACGACGGGTCCCGCCGCGCGCGTCGAAACCCGCGTCGAAATCGCCGCTGAGGGCAGCCTCGCTTTCCTGCCGCAGGAAACGATCCTCTTCGACCGTTCGTCCTTCGAGCGCTCGTTGTCGGCCGATCTTGTTGCGAGCGCCCGGCTCCTTGTGGTCGAGCCGCTCGTTTTCGGCCGCCAGGCGATGGGCGAGGACGTGCTGGCGGCACATTATCGCGACCGTTGGCGCATTCGGGTCAATGGACGGCTCGTGCATGGCGAAGACGTGGCGATGGACGGTGATGTGCAAGCGCTTCTCGGCCACCGCGCCGTTGCAAACGGAGCACGCGCGATTGCGACCGTGCTGGTCATCGGAAGCGACGTCGAGACGCAGCTCGATGGGGTGCGTAAAGTTATCGGTGACGACGGCGGAGCCAGTGCCTGGCGTGTCGGCGGACATGGCAAACTTCTTGCCCGTATCATCGCACCGGGCAGCTACGAGCTGCGCAAACGGCTGATACGGCTGATCGCCCTGCTTAATGGACGGGCAGGCCTGCCCAAAATATGGACGACATGA
- a CDS encoding urease subunit gamma translates to MNLTPREKDKLLISMAAIVARRRLERGVKLNYPEAIALITDFVVEGARDGRPVAELMEAGAGVITREQVMEGIAEMIHDVQVEATFPDGTKLVTVHQPIR, encoded by the coding sequence ATGAATTTGACGCCGCGCGAAAAGGACAAACTGCTGATCTCGATGGCCGCGATCGTCGCGCGCCGTCGATTGGAGCGGGGCGTGAAGCTGAACTACCCGGAGGCGATCGCGCTGATCACGGATTTCGTGGTGGAGGGAGCGCGCGATGGCCGTCCCGTGGCGGAGCTGATGGAAGCGGGTGCCGGCGTCATCACGCGGGAACAGGTCATGGAAGGCATCGCCGAAATGATCCACGACGTGCAGGTCGAGGCGACGTTCCCGGACGGCACCAAGCTCGTCACCGTCCACCAGCCCATCCGCTAG
- a CDS encoding urease subunit beta: MIPGEIITAAGDIELNAGAETTTITVANTGDRPVQVGSHYHFFEANPALQFDRDKARGMHLDIAAGTAVRFEPGQMRDVTLVPISGNRTIYGFRQEIMGKL, encoded by the coding sequence ATGATCCCAGGTGAAATCATCACGGCCGCAGGTGACATCGAGCTGAATGCCGGTGCGGAAACCACCACGATCACGGTGGCGAATACAGGCGACCGGCCCGTCCAGGTCGGCAGCCACTATCATTTCTTCGAAGCCAATCCGGCGCTTCAGTTCGACCGGGACAAGGCGCGCGGAATGCACCTCGATATCGCCGCGGGAACGGCTGTGCGGTTCGAGCCAGGACAAATGCGTGATGTGACGCTGGTGCCGATTTCCGGCAACCGCACCATCTATGGCTTTCGCCAAGAGATCATGGGCAAGCTTTGA